A region from the Vicia villosa cultivar HV-30 ecotype Madison, WI linkage group LG3, Vvil1.0, whole genome shotgun sequence genome encodes:
- the LOC131659276 gene encoding uncharacterized protein LOC131659276 — MGRRFRGPLRKVKEIEEETEQEEGASGKTDQTSNNGSGKQDEEEEEYYDDEEYPEDKYRLLEERMKDVEIQKIPGLDFEELGLISGVVIPPNHLLGSSSAGFTDLILTGEHVESGIRSGKIQVATSSGVTKKPYSGRIEANAVHGLKGRNKNDSSQSVGAVLISTSTTQQNRQQGYQHRQDAPRRNFTKINMSLNQAWQHLLKEKLLAPVAPPNINTSSPRYDPNARCAYHSDCVGHDTNNCWTLKHKVQDMIDAGEIEFDPPETPNVITAPMPKHDKAVNVVDENSYVTDVRSLTTPLPLIKKKLLQASLFPGCIEDCYYCSSQSNGCAMLKTGIQHLMDNQTILFERMPSVENLCEDLAQNLKFEDVSVISKTPVRIPTKGPIRITAEPKIALLIITKLGPIPYSSDKAVPWSYGNDVYIHGVKQETLNDEPVKVPNPNVENIVGTSKVTRSGRIFSPEISPDANTSTQIPVSDSTADVRGKGPLLEPVQTPVEATTEEVSQKEMDEILKIIQKVIMM; from the exons atgggaagaagattccgaggcCCTCTCAGAAAGGTCAAAGAAATCGAAGAGGAGACTGAACAAGAGGAAGGTGCTAGTGGCAAGACTGATCAAACGAGCAACAACGGTTCTGGAAAGCAAGACGAGGAAGAGGAGGAGTACTATGATGACGAAGAGTATCCGGAGGATAAGTATAGATTGTTGGAGGAACGAATGAAGGATGTGGAAATCCAGAAGATACCAGGACTAGACTTTGAGGAACTAGGGCTCATCTCAGGAGTCgtgatccctccaaa TCATTTGCTAGGAAGTTCATCAGCTGGCTTTACTGACTTAATATTGACTGGGGAACATGTTGAAAGTGGCatccgaagtgggaagattcaggtggctacttcttctggcGTTACGAAGAAGCCCTATAGTGGGAGGATTGAAGCTAATGCTGTGCACGGCCTGAAAGGTCGCAACAAAAATGATAGTAGCCAATCTGTTGGAGCTGTCCTGATTTCTACATCAACAACTCAACAAAATCGACAACAAGGATACCAACACAGACAAGACGCGCCCAGAAGAaacttcacaaagatcaatatgtcattaaATCAGGCATGGCAACACCTGTTGAAGGAAAAACTACTCGCACCAGTAGCTCCACCAAACATCAATACATCTTCTCCTCGCTACGATCCTAACGCAAGGTGTGCGTACCATTCTGACTGCGTGGGGCATGACACCAACAACTGTTGGACACTGAAACATAAGGTCCAGGATATGATTGATGCTGGGGAAATCGAGTTTGACCCTCCTGAGACTCCCAATGttatcactgctcctatgccaaagcatgacaaggcAGTCAATGTTGTTGACGAGAATTCTTATGTTACTGATGTGAGGAGCCTGACCACTCCTCTCCCTCTTATCAAGAAAAAGCTGTTGCAGGCCAGTTTATTTCCGGGTTGTATTGAAGACTGTTACTACTGTTCGTCTCAATCAAATGGTTGTGCAATGTTGAAGACTGGCATTCAACACTTGATGGATAATCAAACAATCTTGTTTGAAAGAATGCCTTCTGTGGAAAATTTGTGTGAAGATCTAGCTcagaatttgaaattcgaagacgtgTCCGTGATCTCTAAGACTCCTGTGAGAATTCCTACCAAGGGCCCCATAAGGATTACTGCTGAGCCCAAGATAGCTCTCTTGATTATTACCAAGCTTGGTCCAATCCCGTACTCCTCTGACAAGGCTGTCCCTTGGAGCTATGGCAATGATGTGTACATCCATGGTGTGAAACAAGAAACCTTGAATGATGAGCCCGTCAAAGTTCCCAATCCCAACGTTGAAAATATCGTGGGGACCAGTAAGGTTACACGAAGCGGAAGGATTTTCTCCCCGGAAATCTCTCCAGATGCCAATACCTCAACTCAAATTCCTGTTTCTGATTCGACTGCTGATGTGCGAGGAAAGGGACCATTGCTGGAACCAGTTCAGA